One window of the Camelina sativa cultivar DH55 chromosome 1, Cs, whole genome shotgun sequence genome contains the following:
- the LOC104792820 gene encoding probable E3 ubiquitin-protein ligase RHY1A isoform X1: MAGMLPGVECARRRRFHGGAPPIESLNTAVAATAGHVWTRRPSFSLYTTNHESHQAHVSFSERSVRSKSYGEDNDEKLDGAAKEAKQRLNERLRVPRTRQNGKDKGNKSEQVKGKPHGELLTEVVGLKKSRGRLMEWFKWRVREQQDCAICLDRFKKGEKLVHLPCAHKFHSICLLPWLDTNVYCPYCRTDIWN; encoded by the exons ATGGCTGGTATGCTTCCTGGAGTTGAGTGCGCAAGGAGGCGACGCTTCCACGGCGGTGCTCCACCGATTGAATCTCTCAACACGGCTGTGGCGGCGACGGCAGGACACGTGTGGACTCGACGACCATCGTTCTCTCTCTACACTACCAATCATGAGAGCCACCAGGCACATGTCTCCTTCTCG gaGAGAAGTGTTAGAAGCAAGTCTTATGGAGAGGACAACGATGAGAAGCTGGACGGAGCAGCCAAAGAGGCGAAGCAGAGGCTGAACGAGCGGCTGAGAGTCCCGCGCACAAG GCAAAATGGTAAAGACAAAGGAAATAAATCGGAGCAAGTGAAAGGTAAACCTCACGGGGAGTTACTGACCGAAGTGGTCGGGTTGAAAAAGAGCCGAGGAAGGCTAATGGAATGGTTCAAGTGGCGGGTCAGGGAACAACAAGACTGTGCTATATGTCTAGATCGGTTCAAGAAGGGTGAAAAATTGGTACACTTACCATGTGCCCATAAGTTTCACTCTATATGCTTATTGCCTTGGCTAGACACCAATGTTTATTGCCCTTATTGTAGAACGGATATTTGGAATTAA
- the LOC104792820 gene encoding uncharacterized protein LOC104792820 isoform X2 — protein MAGMLPGVECARRRRFHGGAPPIESLNTAVAATAGHVWTRRPSFSLYTTNHESHQAHVSFSERSVRSKSYGEDNDEKLDGAAKEAKQRLNERLRVPRTSSGKMVKTKEINRSK, from the exons ATGGCTGGTATGCTTCCTGGAGTTGAGTGCGCAAGGAGGCGACGCTTCCACGGCGGTGCTCCACCGATTGAATCTCTCAACACGGCTGTGGCGGCGACGGCAGGACACGTGTGGACTCGACGACCATCGTTCTCTCTCTACACTACCAATCATGAGAGCCACCAGGCACATGTCTCCTTCTCG gaGAGAAGTGTTAGAAGCAAGTCTTATGGAGAGGACAACGATGAGAAGCTGGACGGAGCAGCCAAAGAGGCGAAGCAGAGGCTGAACGAGCGGCTGAGAGTCCCGCGCACAAG TTCAGGCAAAATGGTAAAGACAAAGGAAATAAATCGGAGCAAGTGA
- the LOC104792826 gene encoding thioredoxin M3, chloroplastic-like produces the protein MAVSSFSICFKSTRFHSVRSTSSPWRLFPVVTSFSLRPLLLSQRRSLLSSFNNSSHFRLSPLCARDSLAAEVTGRSWEDSVLKSETPVLVEFYTSWCGPCRMVHRLIDEIAGDYAGKLNCYVLNADSDLLVAEEYEIKAVPVVLLFKNGEKRESIMGTMPKEFYISAIERVLNS, from the exons atggcggtttcttctttctccatatGTTTCAAATCCACTCGATTTCACTCAGTTCGATCTACTTCATCTCCTTGGCGTCTCTTCCCAGTAGTAACCAGCTTCTCCCTTCGAcctctccttctctcccaaaGACGATCTCTCCTATCTTCTTTTAATAACTCTTCTCACTTTCGTCTCTCACCTCTCTGCGCCCGTGATTCTCTag CAGCTGAAGTTACAGGACGGTCGTGGGAAGACTCAGTCTTGAAAAGTGAAACGCCGGTGCTAGTAGAATTCTACACGAGTTGGTGTGGTCCATGTCGGATGGTACACAGGCTAATAGACGAAATAGCAGGGGATTATGCCGGAAAACTAAACTGCTATGTCTTGAATGCAGACAGTGATTTGTTGGTAGCTGAAGAGTACGAGATCAAAGCTGTGCCAGTAGTTCTGCTCTTCAAGAACGGTGAGAAACGAGAGTCCATCATGGGTACAATGCCCAAAGAGTTCTACATTTCAGCCATTGAAAGAGTCTTGAACTCATGA
- the LOC104792841 gene encoding uncharacterized protein LOC104792841, which translates to MIRKAMSSYCNPSAATALVSVDSQQKLNYSTADLNMIASQRRVLTDGPVAVLWDIENCPVPSDVRPEDVASNVRTAIQLHPLISGPVVTFSAYGDFNGFPRRVREGCQRTGVKLVDVPNGRKDASDKAILIDMFLFVLDNKPPATIVLISGDVDFAPALHILGQRGYTVILVLPSGVYVNAALSSAGKFVWDWHSIVHGEGFVPLPKPRVVQVPYLVGCNGNDNGNLDEGETILYRGNCYSNARESSVMVSQFHNEYSGSAVSCCPSNSRESLACPPPPPPGHLESTMWVAPGDLNGLKGQIVKLLELSGGCIPLMRIPSEYQRNFSKPLFVSDYGVSKLVDLFKKMGDVIAVDGKGNKRFVYLLSAKPSVISPSSPVVLLRREKKGKEPNEETTYGRVSSDELSDTGSVESERNLEEFKLELQDILVSYCCRVQMDCFEAIYKLRYKRPLDYNKMGVNHLEQLLDKFRDVVAIYEDPATGSKLIGALYRTPTHS; encoded by the coding sequence ATGATAAGAAAAGCTATGTCAAGTTATTGTAATCCATCAGCAGCAACAGCTCTAGTCTCTGTTGATTCTCAACAAAAGTTAAACTACTCAACGGCGGACTTAAACATGATTGCTTCTCAGAGACGTGTTCTCACCGACGGTCCCGTGGCGGTTCTCTGGGACATTGAGAACTGCCCCGTTCCTAGCGACGTGCGTCCTGAAGATGTGGCTAGTAACGTAAGAACGGCTATTCAGTTGCATCCTTTGATATCAGGTCCAGTGGTTACATTCTCAGCTTATGGTGATTTCAATGGGTTTCCTCGTCGTGTTAGAGAAGGTTGTCAAAGAACTGGTGTGAAGCTTGTTGATGTACCAAACGGTAGGAAAGATGCGTCTGATAAGGCGATTTTGATTGATATGTTCTTGTTTGTTCTTGATAACAAGCCGCCTGCTACTATCGTTCTCATATCTGGAGATGTTGATTTCGCTCCTGCGCTTCATATATTGGGTCAGCGCGGGTACACTGTGATTCTTGTGTTACCTTCTGGTGTTTATGTGAATGCTGCTTTGTCTAGTGCTGGTAAGTTTGTTTGGGATTGGCACAGTATTGTTCATGGTGAAGGCTTTGTGCCGTTACCTAAACCTCGTGTTGTGCAAGTGCCATATCTCGTGGGATGCAATGGTAATGATAACGGTAACTTGGATGAAGGTGAAACCATTCTCTATAGAGGTAACTGTTATAGTAACGCAAGAGAGTCCTCTGTTATGGTCTCGCAGTTTCACAACGAGTATAGTGGCAGTGCAGTGTCGTGTTGTCCATCCAATTCAAGGGAGTCTCTGGcttgtcctcctcctcctcctcctggtcACCTTGAGTCCACTATGTGGGTAGCGCCGGGAGATTTAAACGGTCTCAAGGGACAAATCGTGAAGCTGCTTGAGCTTTCAGGTGGGTGTATTCCTCTCATGCGTATTCCTTCTGAATACCAAAGGAACTTCAGCAAACCTTTGTTTGTATCGGACTATGGTGTGTCTAAGCTTGTGGATCTGTTCAAAAAGATGGGGGATGTGATTGCAGTGGATGGTAAAGGCAACAAGAGATTTGTTTATCTGCTCAGCGCCAAGCCGAGCGTCATCTCTCCCTCTTCCCCTGTGGTTCtgctgagaagagagaagaaagggaAAGAGCCAAACGAGGAGACTACTTATGGAAGAGTCTCCTCTGATGAATTGTCAGACACGGGCTCGGTTGAGAGCGAGAGGAATCTGGAAGAGTTCAAACTCGAGCTACAGGACATTTTGGTGAGCTATTGTTGTCGGGTACAGATGGATTGTTTTGAGGCGATATACAAGCTAAGGTACAAGAGGCCATTGGACTACAACAAGATGGGTGTGAATCACTTGGAGCAGCTCTTAGACAAGTTCAGGGATGTTGTTGCCATTTATGAAGATCCTGCTACAGGGAGCAAACTCATTGGGGCGCTTTACAGGACCCCGACTCATTCATAA